The following coding sequences lie in one Lysobacter capsici genomic window:
- a CDS encoding NAD(P)(+) transhydrogenase (Re/Si-specific) subunit beta: MDLLPILVKSSYLVAATLFLLGLQRMASPVTARSGIRWAGAGMVIATVATFALPGIENYGLILLALVIGTGLAWVSGKKVAITDMPQMVALYNGMGGGSAAAIGAVELLRLSARMPADPLQAQIERGVIAMQTPSVSLVLAVIGAAIGAISLSGSVIAWAKLDGRLDRRVVFPGQQVFNAIVALAMVALGIAAFMTLNVPIIIAFFVVALALGVLMTLPIGGADMPVVISLYNAFTGLAVAFEGYVLGNEALIIAGTMVGAAGMLLTRLMAKAMNRPISGVLFSNFGGGGEAQEISGTQKPIEAGDVAAMMAFAERVVIVPGYGLAVAQAQHKIWELSQKLMERGVKVKFAIHPVAGRMPGHMNVLLAEAGVPYDLIVDMDDINPEFANTDVSLVIGANDVVNPVAKTDPASPIYGMPILDVINSKNTIVIKRGKGTGFAGIENALFYADNTRMLYGDGAEMASALVSELKGLDGGH; the protein is encoded by the coding sequence ATGGATCTGTTGCCGATCTTGGTCAAGAGCAGTTATCTCGTCGCCGCCACCTTGTTCCTGCTGGGCCTGCAGCGCATGGCCTCGCCGGTGACCGCGCGCAGCGGCATCCGCTGGGCCGGCGCGGGCATGGTCATCGCCACGGTGGCCACGTTCGCGCTGCCGGGTATCGAAAACTACGGGCTGATCCTGCTGGCGTTGGTGATCGGCACGGGCCTAGCGTGGGTGTCGGGCAAGAAGGTCGCGATCACCGACATGCCGCAGATGGTCGCGCTGTACAACGGCATGGGCGGCGGTTCGGCGGCCGCGATCGGCGCGGTCGAACTGCTGCGGCTGTCGGCGCGGATGCCGGCCGATCCGCTGCAGGCGCAGATCGAACGCGGCGTGATCGCGATGCAGACCCCGAGCGTGTCGCTGGTGCTGGCGGTGATCGGCGCGGCGATCGGCGCGATCTCGCTGTCGGGTTCGGTGATCGCCTGGGCCAAGCTCGACGGCCGCCTCGACCGGCGCGTGGTGTTTCCGGGCCAGCAGGTGTTCAACGCGATCGTCGCGCTGGCGATGGTCGCGCTGGGCATCGCCGCGTTCATGACCCTCAACGTGCCGATCATCATCGCCTTCTTCGTGGTCGCGCTCGCCCTGGGCGTGCTGATGACGCTGCCGATCGGCGGCGCCGACATGCCGGTGGTGATTTCGCTGTACAACGCGTTCACCGGCCTGGCGGTGGCGTTCGAAGGCTATGTGCTCGGCAACGAGGCATTGATCATCGCCGGCACCATGGTCGGCGCGGCCGGCATGCTGCTGACGCGGTTGATGGCCAAGGCGATGAACCGGCCGATCAGCGGCGTGCTGTTCTCGAATTTCGGCGGCGGCGGCGAAGCGCAGGAAATCAGCGGCACCCAGAAGCCGATCGAAGCCGGCGACGTCGCCGCGATGATGGCCTTCGCCGAACGCGTGGTGATCGTGCCCGGTTACGGCCTGGCGGTCGCGCAGGCGCAGCACAAGATCTGGGAACTCAGCCAGAAGCTGATGGAGCGCGGGGTCAAGGTGAAATTCGCGATCCATCCGGTCGCCGGCCGCATGCCCGGGCACATGAACGTGCTGCTGGCCGAAGCCGGCGTGCCCTACGATCTCATCGTCGACATGGACGACATCAATCCCGAGTTCGCCAACACCGACGTGTCGCTGGTGATCGGCGCCAACGACGTGGTCAACCCGGTCGCCAAGACCGATCCGGCCTCGCCGATCTACGGCATGCCGATCCTGGACGTGATCAATTCCAAGAACACCATCGTGATCAAGCGCGGCAAGGGCACCGGGTTCGCCGGCATCGAGAATGCGCTGTTCTACGCCGACAACACCCGCATGCTGTACGGCGATGGCGCGGAAATGGCCAGCGCGCTGGTGTCGGAATTGAAGGGGCTCGACGGCGGGCATTGA
- a CDS encoding NAD(P) transhydrogenase subunit alpha → MSDGFVALYIFMLAGIAGHVIISRVPVILHTPLMSGSNFIHGIVLIGAIIVLGHADTTLEKAIGFVAVLLGAGNAAGGYVVTERMLEMFKSSKKPAGKAGG, encoded by the coding sequence ATGAGCGACGGGTTCGTGGCGCTGTATATCTTCATGCTGGCGGGTATCGCCGGCCACGTCATCATTTCGCGGGTGCCGGTGATCCTGCACACCCCGCTGATGTCGGGTTCCAACTTCATCCACGGGATCGTGCTGATCGGCGCGATCATCGTGCTCGGCCACGCCGACACCACCCTGGAGAAAGCCATCGGCTTCGTCGCGGTGCTGCTCGGCGCGGGCAACGCCGCCGGCGGCTACGTGGTGACCGAACGCATGCTGGAGATGTTCAAGTCCAGCAAGAAGCCGGCCGGCAAGGCGGGCGGTTGA
- a CDS encoding RNA polymerase sigma factor: MPATIEEFLAGLGTRAFRFAELGLRHREDALDAVQDAMMKMLGYRERPPQEWTPLFWSILRSRIVDIQRRRTFRLRWLMPAARDDDDAPMDWADDGPDPSRTHDGREAYGKLADALAKLPRRQREAFSLRILEELDVATTARAMGCSEGAVKTHLSRAREALQRQLEEWR, from the coding sequence CTGCCGGCGACGATCGAGGAGTTCCTGGCCGGCCTGGGCACGCGCGCGTTCCGTTTCGCCGAACTGGGCCTGCGCCATCGCGAGGACGCGCTCGACGCGGTCCAGGACGCGATGATGAAGATGCTCGGCTACCGCGAGCGTCCGCCGCAGGAATGGACGCCGTTGTTCTGGAGCATCCTGCGCAGCCGGATCGTCGACATCCAGCGCCGCCGCACCTTCCGCCTGCGCTGGCTGATGCCGGCCGCGCGCGACGACGACGATGCGCCGATGGACTGGGCCGACGACGGCCCCGACCCCTCGCGCACCCACGACGGCCGCGAGGCATACGGCAAACTCGCCGACGCGCTGGCCAAGCTGCCGCGCCGGCAACGCGAGGCGTTTTCCTTGCGCATATTGGAAGAACTCGACGTCGCCACGACCGCGCGGGCGATGGGTTGCAGCGAAGGCGCGGTGAAAACCCATCTGTCGCGAGCACGCGAAGCCCTGCAGCGGCAATTGGAGGAATGGCGATGA
- a CDS encoding DUF3106 domain-containing protein: MPRLATLRFAGLALAVGVVFAAPAFAAPPPPPAGASAANLPKWEQLSQAQREQLIAPMRDRWNNAPEERERMLEHARRWQQMSPDERQDARRGMKRWEHLNPEERGQMRALYGKMRGLDDNARRALMEKWRTMTPDQRRAWAQANPAPPKPEGGRPPRD, translated from the coding sequence ATGCCTCGCCTCGCTACGCTCCGCTTCGCCGGCCTGGCCCTGGCCGTCGGCGTCGTGTTCGCCGCGCCGGCCTTCGCCGCGCCGCCGCCTCCGCCCGCGGGCGCTTCCGCGGCCAACCTGCCGAAGTGGGAACAGCTCAGCCAGGCGCAGCGCGAGCAACTGATCGCGCCGATGCGCGACCGCTGGAACAACGCCCCGGAAGAACGCGAGCGCATGCTCGAACACGCCCGCCGCTGGCAGCAGATGAGCCCCGACGAACGCCAGGACGCACGCCGCGGCATGAAGCGCTGGGAGCATCTGAACCCGGAAGAACGCGGCCAGATGCGCGCCCTGTACGGCAAGATGCGTGGCCTGGACGACAACGCGCGCCGCGCGCTGATGGAGAAGTGGCGCACCATGACCCCGGACCAGCGCCGCGCCTGGGCGCAGGCGAATCCGGCGCCGCCGAAGCCCGAGGGTGGGCGGCCGCCGCGGGATTGA
- a CDS encoding NAD(P) transhydrogenase subunit alpha, with the protein MSGITIGVASETASGEKRVALTPETCKKLVARGARVRVQRGAGRAASFTDDAYVQAGAELADDAAAAVADAEVVLCVQAPDPARLASLREGAALVGLLQPQADAARGEAIVARKLNAFPLERLPRTTRAQAMDVLSSQAGMAGYKAVLIAAQLAPRFFPMLTTAAGTIRPSKVLIVGAGVAGLQAIATAKRLGAQVEGFDVRPETREQIESLGGKFLDLGVSAAGEGGYARQLTEEERAEQQRRLGEHLKNIDVIVCTAAVPGRPAPKIVTAAMIGGMKPGSVLVDLAAETGGNCELTQPGETIDVDGVTIAGPLNLASSGAVHASEMYARNVFNFVSLFVNDGAVNFDWNDELLTKTVWPERAAPA; encoded by the coding sequence ATGTCGGGCATTACGATTGGCGTTGCGAGCGAAACCGCATCAGGCGAGAAGCGCGTCGCGCTCACGCCGGAAACCTGCAAGAAACTGGTCGCGCGCGGCGCGCGGGTGCGCGTGCAGCGCGGCGCCGGCCGCGCGGCGAGCTTCACCGACGATGCCTATGTCCAGGCCGGCGCCGAACTCGCCGACGACGCGGCCGCGGCCGTGGCCGACGCCGAGGTGGTGCTGTGCGTGCAGGCGCCCGACCCGGCGCGGCTGGCGAGCCTGCGCGAAGGCGCGGCGCTGGTCGGCCTGCTGCAGCCGCAGGCCGACGCCGCGCGCGGCGAGGCCATCGTCGCGCGCAAACTCAATGCCTTCCCGCTCGAACGCCTGCCGCGCACCACCCGCGCGCAGGCCATGGACGTGCTCAGCTCGCAGGCCGGCATGGCCGGGTACAAGGCGGTGTTGATCGCCGCCCAGCTGGCGCCGCGCTTCTTCCCGATGCTGACCACCGCGGCCGGCACGATCCGCCCGTCCAAGGTATTGATCGTCGGCGCCGGCGTCGCCGGCCTGCAGGCGATCGCGACCGCCAAGCGCCTGGGCGCGCAGGTCGAAGGCTTCGACGTGCGTCCGGAAACGCGCGAACAGATCGAATCGCTCGGCGGCAAGTTCCTCGACCTGGGCGTGAGCGCCGCGGGCGAGGGCGGCTACGCGCGCCAGCTCACCGAGGAAGAACGCGCCGAGCAGCAGCGCCGGCTCGGCGAGCACCTCAAGAACATCGACGTGATCGTCTGCACCGCCGCGGTGCCGGGACGCCCGGCGCCGAAGATCGTGACCGCGGCGATGATCGGCGGGATGAAGCCCGGCAGCGTGCTGGTCGACCTGGCCGCCGAAACCGGCGGCAATTGCGAACTGACCCAACCCGGTGAAACCATCGACGTCGACGGCGTGACCATCGCCGGCCCGTTGAACCTCGCCAGCAGCGGCGCGGTCCACGCCAGCGAGATGTACGCGCGCAACGTGTTCAACTTCGTCAGCCTGTTCGTCAACGACGGCGCGGTGAATTTCGACTGGAACGACGAATTGCTGACCAAGACGGTGTGGCCGGAGCGCGCCGCGCCCGCCTGA